The following is a genomic window from Haloarcula sp. CBA1127.
GAATCTTACTCCTGGAGACATCCGCTACGCACTGTCGGAGCTGAACGTCGACGAACTCCTGCCCGATTTCGGACCTCGGTCGGTCTCGGCAGCAGTGATGAAACTGCTCGATGTCGATGAACCGCTGGCGACGGGCGACCTTGCAGACCTCCTGAACGTCTCAACACAGACGCTTCGTAACAACGAGACGTACTTTGCCGATCTCGAGGCCGCCGGCGTGATCCAGCGCGAGGATCTCGGGACCGGTCGAGCGACGGAATGGCGGATTTGCCTCCCATTCGACGGCGAGGAGGCCGATCCGAGGACTGCAACCCCTACCCCTGATGTGGACATAGACGCCTACGGACCGGCATTCTCCGACGAAATGGCCGTTATCGTGGAGACAATCTACCGAATAGGTCATCGCGATATCGACTTCGGTGATGAGCTGACGCTCGCGGTGACTGGCGGCGATCGCCTCGACGAGTGGTTGGAGATCCACCGCGACACCGCTCCGTTGTTGTCGCTGCTCGCTCACCTGCAGGGAACCACGCTCGAAAAACTGACTGATGGTGCTGAATCAGTGCGTTACCAACCCCCCAAACCAGTCATTCTGGGCTGTGATCCGGATCCGACGACGACGCAAATATCCCTCGAAAAGTCTACTCCGTAAAAAAATATAATCACACATAAAACAAACTCGCTGTAGAAAAGAACACCTATGGAAAAACCAGAAATAACAGAAAAGTACATTGACCTTTCAACCGGTGATCAGATTCGGTTGCAATCACAGAGGACACAGGGTGAGTTAAATAAGGAAACTTCTCTCAAAGCAGAGGTATCTGAGCAGGTTGATGGTGGGGCATTCGTAGATCCAAAAACCATTGTTTTCTCAGAAGATGGACAAAAATATCACCTTCAGCCTTTCAAATCCGACGTAATCGAAATTGACCTACATAAAGTCAATCCTGATGGTTCCCGTGAATATCTCGGTGTGCTGACTGAGCTTGATATTGAGACATCTTGACATTATATACCCTCCCCGAATTTGGTTACAACTTTTCAAATAGAAATATCGTATCCACAACGACTGTTAGTCGAACCCGAAGGGCACGTCGCCGTCGTTGGATTTCAGATAGTCCACAGCGTCTTCGACGCTGGTAAGACGGACGTTCTGTCGGTGTCCACCGCCGTAACCTTCAATCGGAGCATCTGGGTCGGAGACCATGTCTTCGAGCAGGTCTCGCCCGTGTCCTTGCTCGTGAGACGGAAGCGTCATGTTGACGACGGTGTCAATCTGCTTCTTGTGACCGCCTACGACCTGATTTCGGAGCATTTTTCGAACGATTCGGTTTCGGATTTCTTTGTCTTCCATCTTTCTGTACTGTTGTATTGAGGCTACACCTACTTAAAGATGTTGTCTTGTTACAACAGGGTTGTTTTGATAGAACAACGCTTAAGTAGATCCCCATCTGATTACCTAACAGAGATGGCAGCCGAAACCACTGACAGTGAGGCGTTCGCCGACGGAACACCGCTCGTCGAACTATTCGGAAAACCAGCCCGGGCAAAGCTCCTGAGCGTATTCGTCGACGAGCGGGAAAACGACCTCTCGATTTCAGAGGTGTCTCGGCAGGCGGGCATCGCACGGTCCACCACCTACGACCACCTGGAGTTCCTGATTGACCTCGGTATCGTCGAAGAGACGCGAGAAACCGGCCCGAGTACCCGATACCAGCTGAACGGAGACAGCCCGATCGCGGAGCGACTCTACGAGCTCGACGGACTGGTCCTCCGGCAGCTCTTGGAATTAGATGACAACGTGTAGCTGATAGTGGATCAATTGAACAACCCCTCTAACTCGTCACGCATCTCTTGACGCCGATGACGGCGCTGCTCGGCTTCGGAGAGGTAGTTATCGAGAACGACACCCTCGTCAGTGGAACCCTGCTCCTCGGCCACGTCGGCAAAGCGCTCGGCGACACGCCGGACAGCATCCCCGTAGGTCGTGTACCAGAACCGTCGCCCGAGCTTCGGGGTCGGACGCTCGCCGTCGACAGTAACGTCGGCCTCTTCAGCGAGGCTCTGGAACCGGCGACGAATGGTCGACGTGGAGATGTGGCCGCTCCTCGAGCGTGAGGACGGAAACAGAAACCCGTTCCAGCCGTCGCGATTGGCCAGGTCGTCGAGACGTTCGTCGACGGCATCTAGTCCCGTCAGCAGTGAGACGCTCCCCGGCCCGTTCTTCCGTTCACCTTCTTCGAACTCGATGTGGGGGCCGCCTTCTTCGTCTCCTGCACCGAGGACGAGCTGCCCTACGCGCAGCGCTGCGGCTTCGCTCGGACGCAGACCCCAGCCACAGACAGCGATGACGAGCAGACGGTCCTCGTCGGTTTCTGCAGCAGCGTGGAGCACGCGGACTTGGTCGGCCTCGAGGGCAGGGTTATCCCACTCCGGTTCTGAGTCCCACCCCATCCGTTTTTCTAGACGGTAGGTCGGGTCAAAATCGGCAGCCCCGAAGTCGACTTGGTGTTGGTAGAACTGCCGGACTTCCTGGACGTATTTGAGCTTCGAGGCGTGCGTATTCAGCGCATCTTCTTGCCGTCGGAGCACGTCGAAGGTATCGGCGACACGGTCTTTCTCTTCGGCTCTTGACCCCTCACAGATGCCGGTGAGGAGGTCGTCTTCCCCGTGGACGTTCTGGTAAACGCGTACGTATTTCCGGAGCACAGACCGCCGCGTGTTGACGGTGGCTTCGGCGCGGCCCTGGCGGGTTGCGAGCTCCTCCAAATAATTATCCAGCGCTTCCTGGGTCGCATCGTCTTCGACGAACCCGAAGGGTTCCTCGGTCGGTGGGTCCTTGGGAGGGACCCCGATCTCCTCATAGAACTCGCCGGGTGAGAGGTCTAACTTCCGGGAGAGGTGACCAACAAAGCCCGCGTAGCGGTCTTTCAGCCACGCATAGGGAGGGGTTTCCGTCCGGGGATCGAGGCCGTCGGCCCGCATCTCCGGCTTGATTTCATCGTGGTAGAACGCTTCGCATTCGGTGAGGCTCATCGTTGAGTAGCGCGGCGTGTCGGTTGTTCTGGACATTGTTTGAGTTTCTTGCGTGATTCGGCCCTGACAAGCGGGTTCCTCAGTGTTGGACCGAATCTAAGAATGCCGTTTTCTCGTACGACAGTAATTCGTTCTCTATACTGATAGGTTTTGGTGTGCAGGTTTCTGAGTGAGAAAACGTCGGCAACACACATGCCCCCGATTTTGACCCGATAAGCCGTAAACTGCATACCGCTATACCGAAACTCACCCCTCGACCAATCTGTGTCCTTGTCAGTCGGGCGTCTGACAGACATTTATTTACCATAGGGACCACAGACACAACATAGGTCACAGAGACCACAGAGACAACAGGGAAAACAGATGACACATAGACTCACCGTCGCAAGTGCGAAAGGAGGGGTTGGCAAGACGACTGTTGCCATCAACCTCGCCGGCGCGCTGAATGATCGCGACCACGACGTTCTACTCGTTGATATGGACCCGCAGGGGGTCGCAACCGAGGGTCTGGGACACGCGGAGGCCTACGACGCAGAACCACCGACGCTGGCCGACACACTACTCGCCGGCGACCGCAGACACCTGGCCCAGGAGCTTCTCTTGGATCATCCCGAGATGGACCTCCTGCCCAGCAACGTTGATCTCCTCAACACAGAACGCGACCTCACACTCGCCGACGTTGCTGCAGACCTTCAGGACCGTGGCGTCGACGCCACATCGGTAATCCAGAGCGGGACGCTCCTGGAGGACACCTGTCTCGACGAGGACCTGCCGCACGCTCGCTACCAGCTTGACAAAGTGCTCCGCGAGGTCGAGGATGACTATGACTACGTCATCGTCGACTCGCCGCCGTACTACGGCGAAATCCTAGACAACTGCCTCTACGCGGCTCCGAACGTCGTCATCCCAGCACTTGCCGAGGGCACGTCTCAGCGCGCTGTCGAACTCCTCTACGACGAACTCGACGCGATGGAACGTGAGACTGACGTACGTTGTATCCCCGCGCTCGCAGTTGCCAATCGCATCCGTGCGTCGACGAACGAGGCCAAGGAAATGCTGGAGTGGTTTGACGCGGCATTTGCGGAGACTCCACTCATCGAGATCCGCGAACGCGTGGCCCTGCAGTACTCGTTCGACGCCGGCGTAACACTATTCGAGTACGAGCCAGGCAACGATATGACTGACCGCTTTACCGACGCCGCGAAACACGTGGAGGACTTCTTCAATGAGTGACGACACCGACACCGAGAAAGACATGGACCGCGCTGCACGAATTGGCTCACGAAATCACGACCGCCGTCAACGCCGTGATGACTCACAGGAACAACAGGAATCACAGAAGTCACAGAGCCAACAGACATCACAGGAACAACAGACTGGGTCCGCGGATAGCGAATCTGTGGAACAACAGGAATCACAGAAGTCACAGAGACAACAGAGACCAGAAGAACAGCCGGTAACGGAACGCCGGCACGATACCTACTACCTTCGTGACGACCTTCGTAAGGAGGTCAACCGGCTGACTGTTGGCACGTTTGCGGAGGTCGAGGCCACTCATGGTGTGGATCTCGACACTAACCGTCATCGACGCCCGCTGCTACTCTTACTCGGAGCTGAGAGGCTTGCCGAGATGGACGATGACGAGATTCTGAGTAAGCTCGTTGACGAGGACGTCCTGGACGATCCAACTCTTTAAAAATGCCATCTTGGGAAAGTCTGTGACAATACCGACTGCTCCAGTACGATTCTCGGTTACTATTTAATTACCTTCTCGACCCGACGCTCGGCCTTCCACTCAGAATAACCGTGGTCCCATTCGAGATGTGCTTTCATTTCATCCGGCCGGAACTCTTGAATACAAAACGATTCGGGACAGCTGAACCTCTCGTTCATTCAAATATTACCCATCGGAACGAACACGAGTAACCCATCTTGCACGACAGGAGCGAGTGCGTCACCCGCCGATATGTCAAGATTCTCCGCCGTACTTTTTGGTATTGAGATATGTAGGGTGTCGCCCGAACCTATCTCTTGCACCTTCCGCGCTTCGACGGGAGTGAACGAATCACTCATCAACAGAATCCTCCGGTCCATGTTGACATTCTACATTTCCCCCGAGTTATCGCCAGCCGCGGATTCGTCGTATTCGGTCATGCAAGGAGACGATCATCGCGAGCGGTCGGCGACACGATCTCGTAGTGGATCTCCCCCTCTCCGAGAAACTCAGCATTATACGAGAAATCCTCAGAGATGCCGAACTCCCTCCGAATATCGGAGGGAGACACCACTGGACGTCTGTCTTGATATCCACTGGATCGATATCGAACTGCCCTGGAGGGTCCTCGACCTCGTCATAATCGTCGCCGATGAACAGAGCGACTGTGGGAGACACCACTGGACGTCTGTCTTGATATCCACTGGATCGATATCGAACTGCCCTGGAGGGTCCTCGACCTCGTCATAATCGTCGCCGATGAACAGAGCGACTGTCAGCGATGAATCGCCGATCTCCTCGATCCCCAGTCGACAGGTATCGTCGACGTCCAATCCAGCAACCTCCCGCCACTCCTCGTCAATGCTCAAGTAGAGTGAGAATCCTCCACGCAGAACCACTCCACGCCCCATCATTGCTGTCCTCGACATACCAAATCGTTGTTGAGTAACTAGAATAAATGCATCGGCCTAGACCATTACAATACATTACAACACCATTACAGACCCTAACACAGCCATTACTCAGAATTACAGATACTGACAGAACATTGTGAGAATCGGGTCGTCTTTTTAATGTCCCAATCACCCGCCACGCGTCCGCGGCTTGGCCGCGGCCATGAGGACTCAAATCATGGGACAAACAGAAAGCGACGGTATACCACCTGATAGCGGGGTAAATCCCGAAGATCGGTGGTGGACTGATTGGAAAAACATCGACGAGCAGCGACGCGCGCGAGACCGAAAAGAGGCAGCTGGAGCAAGCCGCGACCTGTCCACTGCAGAACTGGCTGGAGGTGGGGCGTGATTGAGATAGCCGTCGCGGTGACTCTCTCAGCAAGCGTTCTCGGTGGAATCGTTCTCGCTGTGGGGACACACATCGATGACAACCAGATCCGCGCTGCGCCAGGAGAGTCGGCATGACTGACGGAGAGGTTGCAGTCCGTCAGCACGGCCAGGAACACGCCATCTCTGCCTCACGACTGGATGGCCAGATTCTGGCCGATCTCGATGGCGAGACACCGGCCGTCCAGATACCCGCCGACGTCGACGTCTCCTACCACGACGGCCCCGAAGACGACCTCGTCACAGACGGGGCTGGGATCGAGCGAACTGAAGTCGAAATGCGAGGATTCGCATTGCCGGAAGAAATCTCTCGGTGGGCACTCGTCGTCGCTGGCGTCCTCCACGTCGCTGGAGGTGCCCTGTTCGGGACCGGCTCCAGTATGACAGGATTTGCGGCCCTGGCCGGTGGCGCGTTCCTGGGCTACATCGGCTCTCGGTCGGCCTGGAGTGATCGCTCATGACCCAGACTATCACCCGAATCCGCGATGGCTGGGACAGTGTCGATGAGTCCCTGGCAACGGCTGCAGACCGGCTCACCAACTCGTTTGCTGGGGCGGCTGTCGCCGGGATCAACCTCGGTTTTGGGTTTTTCTTCGTGCTGGCCACCGCTAGGCAATCGGTGGCGGCTTCGCCGGCGATGACGGCGGTCGCTGGTCTCCTCTCACTGAGTATCCTCCTGTCAGGATTCATGCTCGCGTGGGGTGACGATGTCTGACCTACCAGACATCCGGATGTCCGATGCGTTCCGTGAGTACATCCGCGAACTGCGCGATGCGGAGTTGTTCGACTTTTCAGACGTACAGGCAGACAACCAGGGGATCGCCCACCCGACGACGGGCACACAATTCAAATGACTAACAAACCATTCACAGCAGCCCGCTCGCTGTTTCTGGTCGTCTTACTGGTCGTCTCGGCAGTCGCCGGGACCGGCACGGTGGCGGCCCAGCAGAGCGGAACGCCCGTAGCGGACACAACTACCTCTGGCGAGGTCACGATCCAGTCGTATAACGTCAGCTGGGATCCTATCCAGTACGAGAACAACAACGGCGAGCTCGTCGCCCATCCTTCGCATGTGAACGAGTCGGTCGACAACCCGTACTCGTTCGTCGCGACGGACATCGAGGTCGCTGACTACGGCGTCTTCCCACGGAAGAGCGCCGAATCCGACAACTCGGCGAGTGCGCTCGACGCGAGCGAGTGGTCGACCACAGTCAGCGACACGACGAACACGGCCCTCTCCGCGAGCGACGTTGAGACCGCACCCGGCGTCGACGCGGTGAACATCGCAACGGGTGGCTCGATGGGGTCGGGCGATACGGCCACGGCGACCTATTCGAACTTCTCGGTCACGAGTGACGAGAAGAAGCGATATCTGCAGGTCGCGATGGACGTCAACCAGCTTGACACCGCCGCTACCGTCGACGTGAGAGTCGTCGACGAAAACGGTGACTACTACGTCGCCGAGGTGAACGCCTCCCGGAGCTCCGGCGAGGACCTCATCGGAAGCGCGGGCGAGGGCTACGTGTTCCAGCGCCAGCTTGGCGATATGGAACTCGTTGCAGCCGGTGACGGCACCTTCGACAACATCGAGAAGACGGAAATCGTCATCGCCGATGCTGACGCGGATGTCTCCGTCGCGGCGGTGAACGTCCAGAAGATGTCAACCTGGGACCTCGGAACCCAGCTGGAAGACACGGACGGCGACAGCGAGCTCGAGGAGTCGGACATCTTGGAGATCTCGTCGCCGGGCGCTGTGTCGATCACCTCGCTGGATTCGATGGGGCAGACGTTCCAGAAAGGAACCATCCACGACCTCACGATTGACTTCGCCAGCAACCGGAGCGACCGTGATGCTGACGAAATCGTGACCGAATTCAACCAGACCGACCAGCGACCCGGGTACTACGGGACGGCGACGATCTACATGCCGACCGGCCTCCCATCAGCGTACGAACTGTCGTACGCGGACGTCAAAACAACCCAGACGCAGGCGTTCCTCGCCGACCGGTACATCGAGGTCAGCTACGCCGAAGGTGTGGGTGACACAGCGCCGAAGAACATCAGCTCTTGGACGGACATCACGTCCTCGTTCAGCTCACAGGGCGCGAACGTCACCGTCGACGACACGCTCCAGCCGGGCCAGACGAACTACGTCGTTCTCAATCTCCAGTTGCAGGAGAACGAGTTCAAGAACACCAAGAATGCCTTCGCGACCGCTGGGGCCGCCGTGATGGGTCCCGGCGGTAGCGGTGGCGGCCTCGGTAGCATCCCGCTTGTTGGAGGCGCGCTGGCCACGCTGGGCAGTCTCTGGGCGTACGTCAAAGGCCTCGTTCCGTTCATTGGGCCATCGCGAGGGGCGTGATTCCGATGACGGACGCCACACCCCCGCCAGGAGGTGAGCGCTGATGGGGAAGTGGACAGATCGGCTCAGGGAGATTGCGAACGTGTCCAACGGTAACTGGACGAATATCCTCCCGAAGACGCTACTGCTGCCGGTGATTGCGTTCTTCGCGTCGTTAGCGGACGCAATCGGGGCGTTCTTCGATATCCCGATCAACACCGGGCTCGCGCTCGGCGAAGGGATCGGCGGCCTCATCGATTCGTTCCTCGGTGGTGGCGCGAACATCATCCAATCCGGTGCAGCAGAGTCTGCATCATCGCTTGGCAGTGGTATCTGGGCCCAGTTTGGCCCGTTGACGTTCGCTGTCGCAATCGGTTCGGTGGTCCTCGGCGCGCTCATCATTGCTCGGGCCCGCAGCGAAGAGTCGACGTCGAACATCTTCCCCGGGGCCGGTGGCATCGACGCGCCAGAATGGCTCCCCTTCGTCGGAGCAGAGGAGGGCGAGGAGTGATGGTTCGGGGGCCGTCGGCGTCGAGACGCGGAGGTGAGGCCGAGTGAGTGGTGACAGCGGCCGCGCTGCGAGGTTGCTCGACGGCTCCACGGATCCGTTGACGACCGACGGCGGGACCTCGGTTGACTGGAAAAGTGTCCTGATGGCATCGCTGGGTGCCATCTCGACAGCGTATTTCTCGTCGGCCGCCGATCTCATTGGGACGTTCTTTCAGTCCTGGATCATCGGCCCGGCCAGCGAGTATGCGACGGTAATGGAGAAAGCCGTCGGGTTGCTGGTCCAGAGTCCCGGCGTGGCTGTCGATGCGGCATTCCAGCAGACCGAACGGTTCATCGATGGCCTCGGAATCTTCGCGTTCATCGGCGCGCTCGCGTTCGTCGTGCTGATGGCACTCGTGCTTGCGGAGGCGCGATCGCGATTATGAGCGAACAGTCGTTAGTCGACAAGGCCGTCGACAGGGTACTCGACTCGAGCGAACTGGACGAGCTCATTAGTCGCCGAATCACTGAGTACGTGATCGGCGCGGTCGCGGCGCTCGTGTTCCAGATTGCGGGTGTCATCGAGAGCGGCTACGGAATCGTCGAGAATGCTATCAGCGCTGCTGGCGGGTCCTTGTCCGAGACTGTGTCCATGTTCGGTGACGGACTGGCGCTGATGGCAGAGGGTTGGCAGTCGTTCCTCGTCTCCATCGCTGTCGCGTTCGGGCCCGCTGCGCCGCTCGTGTTGTTGCTCCTCTGGACGGCGACGTTCGTCGCGATCGTGCTGGCGATCGTCGCGTTCGGACCAGCAGTCACGGACCTCCTGGGTGCGATCCCAGTAGCTGGGTCAGTCCTGGATGCAGTGCTGACGTTCGTCCAGGAATGGGCGTATCGTCTCATCGAGTTCGCACGAGGTGACGGCTGATGGGTGTCCGAGAGTTCCTCAAGACAGTATCTCGCCATCCGCTCGCGAAGGCAACCGGCGTCTCTGCGCTGGTTGGCATCATCATCAAACTCCCGCTGGTGGTCGCACTGGTCGGGACGCTCTGGGCACAACTCGGGACGCTGTTCACGGCGTTCTCAGTGACGGCGTTCTCGATTGCACCGCGTGTCCCGTTCATACCGACCGGGATCGCTCAGAACACTGCGCTGGTCATCGGCGGCCTGTTCGTGGTGAAACTGGTCGTCGTGAAGGTGCTGCACAGTTTCTACAAAGAAATTCAGAAATCAAACTAAGGAACATGACAACTCAAGACACCGCACAACTGACGAACCGAGAACAGACGCCGAAGGGAGGTGAGGACTCGTGGCACTGGACGTGCTGATGGGACTCCTTACCGGGTCGGTCATCGCGACGATCATCGGCTTACTCGCCGTGGGGGCGCTGGCTCTCTGGGCCTTCGAAGAGTACGAGGAAGCCAACGACAACGTGGAACTGGTCGAACGCGTGGGCGAGCGGGCCCGTGTGACGACCGGTGGAATCGCAGGCGGCTTTGGTTCGCTGGCGGTGGTCGTCACGTCGATCATGGTGACGATCGGCCGGGAGCTAGCGATGGCGGGCGGCGAACTTGCTCCGCTCATCAAGGCCGCACCGGCACTGACCGGTGAAATTCTCCTCGGCGTGCTGGCCTATCTCCAGATCAAGGGCTATGTCCCACTGCAACCGTGGCAGCTCGGAGCCATCGTCATGGCCGTCCTGGTCGTGACGATTGTCGCTCGGTACGGTACGAGCGGAGCCAGCACACGGAGGGCCTAACGCGCCTGTCGGGCATTCCATTCCTTTCAGTACATGACCTCAAAACTACTCACGACTCTGGCGGTTGCACTGGTGGTGCTGGCTGGGATTCCAGCCGGGAGCATCGGCGCTGTGGCGGCGGATAGTGGTCCCTCCGGTATGTCCGTGGTTCCGGATGGGAATATCGATGTGGACGTGCCCGACGGACAGACGCCGGCGATCCCGGCGGAATCGCTACGCGGAGCGACCTATACCGGGTCGAATGCGTCCTCGATGTCGGTGACGGTGACGACACCCGATCGGGCTGAGGACCTCGTCGGATCGAATGCCAATATTATCGGCGCGGGCGACCTCGCACTCATCCTCGGTGACGACCAGCACCACGCTGGTCGTGAGGTCGCGCTGCCAGCTGGGGCCGTGCATGAGCAGCTGGGGTACACGCCGAAACAGGTCCGAGGTGTCCACTCCAGCGGGTCGACTTGGACACGAGAAGTTGCCTACGAGAACGGCTATCTCGTCTTTGAAGTACCTGAGTTCAGCGAGAACGGCATCACGTTCTCCGGTGAAGTCCAGATCACGGCTTCGCCGGCGACAGATGGGTTCACATCCGCCTACGACGTGAGCGACAAGGACGCGGTCAAGGACTTCACGGCCGATGTGACCGGCATCACGAATACGGAAACGGACACGGAGAGCGCGTCGACGCTGACTGATGGCGACACGCTCGCGCTGTCTGTCGCGGGGAATCTCCCACCCACAGGGCCGTCGGCAAACAACGAACCAGAGATCACGTGGGAAGGTGTCGAGACGACGACAGCGTGGTCGGCATCAGCGACCGGGTCGAGCAGCGGGTCGACAAAATCCGTCTCGGTTCCTGGTAACGTCGACCCTGACAGCGAGACTGTCGAGTTTACCGGAAACGAACAGACGACAGCGCGCACGGTCTCGGGGTCGAACCTCGCGAACGGGGAATCTCTAAGCTACAATGTCGGCGGAAATGTTCCGGCTGAAAGCGTCTCAGTAACGTTTAGTGGTGATTCAAGTTCGACGACAGACTCGGCCAGCGGGACCGGCGTCTCTCCGTCTCACTCTACCAGCCTCTCTGTCGGCGGCAATATCCAGCCGACAGACGGGAGCGGAGGGGACCCAACGCTCACCGTGACAGGTCACAGCAAACTCGTGACGGACAACCCAGTGGACCAAGGCCCTAACTTTGCCAACGGTAACACTTGGATAGGTGACACTCATGAGGATGTGGCGATGGGAAGCGATATACGGATAAATCCGGACAGTAGTGGCACTATCCAAAGCCTAACCGTAAATATAACATCCGCACAAGGCAGTCGTCCCGCTCCTGTTGATATATATATTATTCAGGAAAGTGGGGTAGATAGTAATTACGCCGAGGGGACTAAAATAAAAGACAATTGGAAACCAAGTTGGTCGGCGGGAAAGAAAACAGCAAACTTAGACACAAATTACCAAGTTGAGGCGGGCAAAGACTACATAATAGGCTTCGAGTCTCTTGGGACAGACAGCGACGGGGAGTATGATTCTCTGGCGCTCAGACAAAGAGGGGGGACTACCGGCTATTGGATTTATTCCCAATCGCTCGGTGAGGCAAGAGACAAGGCGGCAGATATGGAGTATGAGGTCAAATCTGGTGTCTCTGGCCTCACTGCGTCGGATGACACAGGGGCCTCGGCGTCGTTTGGCGATTTCAGCGACGGACAAACAAAATCACGGACTATCGACCTATCTACGTCGTCGTCCCAACTCGACTTTAGTGGCTCCGGAGGGTCGTCA
Proteins encoded in this region:
- a CDS encoding winged helix-turn-helix domain-containing protein; the protein is MAAETTDSEAFADGTPLVELFGKPARAKLLSVFVDERENDLSISEVSRQAGIARSTTYDHLEFLIDLGIVEETRETGPSTRYQLNGDSPIAERLYELDGLVLRQLLELDDNV
- a CDS encoding ParA family protein — translated: MTHRLTVASAKGGVGKTTVAINLAGALNDRDHDVLLVDMDPQGVATEGLGHAEAYDAEPPTLADTLLAGDRRHLAQELLLDHPEMDLLPSNVDLLNTERDLTLADVAADLQDRGVDATSVIQSGTLLEDTCLDEDLPHARYQLDKVLREVEDDYDYVIVDSPPYYGEILDNCLYAAPNVVIPALAEGTSQRAVELLYDELDAMERETDVRCIPALAVANRIRASTNEAKEMLEWFDAAFAETPLIEIRERVALQYSFDAGVTLFEYEPGNDMTDRFTDAAKHVEDFFNE
- a CDS encoding tyrosine-type recombinase/integrase → MSRTTDTPRYSTMSLTECEAFYHDEIKPEMRADGLDPRTETPPYAWLKDRYAGFVGHLSRKLDLSPGEFYEEIGVPPKDPPTEEPFGFVEDDATQEALDNYLEELATRQGRAEATVNTRRSVLRKYVRVYQNVHGEDDLLTGICEGSRAEEKDRVADTFDVLRRQEDALNTHASKLKYVQEVRQFYQHQVDFGAADFDPTYRLEKRMGWDSEPEWDNPALEADQVRVLHAAAETDEDRLLVIAVCGWGLRPSEAAALRVGQLVLGAGDEEGGPHIEFEEGERKNGPGSVSLLTGLDAVDERLDDLANRDGWNGFLFPSSRSRSGHISTSTIRRRFQSLAEEADVTVDGERPTPKLGRRFWYTTYGDAVRRVAERFADVAEEQGSTDEGVVLDNYLSEAEQRRHRRQEMRDELEGLFN